A section of the Spirosoma pollinicola genome encodes:
- a CDS encoding phosphoribosylaminoimidazolesuccinocarboxamide synthase — protein sequence MNAIQETTFQFPGQTAFYRGKVRDVYSFPEKLVMIASDRISAFDVVLPRPIPFKGQVLNQTASYFLNATADIVPNWLLAVPDPNVSIGFKCEPYAVEMVVRGYLAGHAWREYREGKRMLCGVALPDGLHENDKLPTPIITPSTKAHEGHDEDISREEILSRGIVPENEYIQLEHYALALFARGTDMAAERGLILVDTKYEFGNLDGKVYLIDEVHTPDSSRYFYADTYAENQRAGLTQKQLSKEFVREWLIANGFQGKTGQIIPTMSDEWVNQITTRYIELFETVTGQTFQPADAVDPLARIEANILQAITE from the coding sequence ATGAACGCAATTCAGGAGACTACTTTTCAATTTCCCGGCCAAACGGCCTTTTATCGCGGTAAAGTCCGGGATGTGTATTCCTTTCCAGAGAAATTGGTCATGATTGCATCCGACCGCATCTCGGCATTCGATGTGGTGTTACCCCGGCCTATTCCGTTCAAAGGACAGGTGCTGAACCAGACGGCCTCCTACTTTCTGAACGCAACTGCCGACATTGTTCCTAACTGGCTATTGGCCGTTCCCGACCCAAACGTAAGCATTGGTTTCAAATGCGAGCCCTATGCAGTCGAAATGGTGGTTCGGGGCTATTTGGCGGGCCATGCCTGGCGTGAGTACCGCGAGGGAAAACGGATGCTGTGCGGTGTAGCCTTACCCGACGGTCTGCATGAGAATGATAAACTGCCTACCCCTATCATTACTCCCTCGACCAAAGCTCACGAAGGCCATGACGAGGACATTAGTCGGGAAGAAATCCTGAGCCGTGGCATTGTTCCTGAGAATGAATACATCCAACTGGAACACTATGCACTGGCACTTTTTGCACGCGGAACGGACATGGCTGCCGAGCGGGGCTTAATTCTCGTTGATACTAAATACGAGTTCGGCAATCTGGATGGCAAAGTATACCTGATTGATGAAGTACATACCCCCGACTCGTCGCGTTATTTTTACGCTGACACCTATGCAGAAAATCAGCGGGCGGGTTTGACCCAAAAACAATTGTCGAAAGAATTCGTTAGAGAATGGCTTATTGCGAATGGTTTTCAAGGGAAAACCGGACAAATCATTCCAACAATGTCTGATGAGTGGGTGAATCAAATTACAACCCGCTATATTGAATTGTTCGAAACGGTTACCGGGCAAACGTTTCAACCCGCCGATGCCGTCGATCCACTCGCCCGCATTGAAGCAAATATTTTACAGGCAATCACAGAATAA
- a CDS encoding ribonuclease Z has protein sequence MTSTTSEAASAMPKPNALINQETDHARPANPVFSLTILGAGSATPTLRLHQTAQLLTIGSDYVLIDCGEGTQLRLIEQRIRPGRLRYIFISHLHGDHYFGLAPLLSSLNMSGRTEDLYLFGPRGLDEVLTTIFRVSDSRLNFRLHFQVVEPTTSALILDHPLMTVESIPLQHRIDCTGYLFREKPHKPHLLREKLPADVPVTYLKQLKEGKDILGAEGEVIYAAADYTEPGPLPRSYAFCSDTRYVAELVPQLQGVNLLYHEATFLDDNAQRAAEVYHSTAKQAATIAAKAGVGKLFIGHFSSRYKQFDLFLDEARTIFPETYLADEGETTHI, from the coding sequence ATGACGAGTACGACATCGGAGGCAGCGTCGGCAATGCCGAAGCCTAATGCATTAATTAATCAGGAAACGGACCATGCCCGACCCGCGAACCCGGTCTTTTCCCTCACAATTTTGGGGGCAGGTTCGGCTACGCCCACCCTACGGCTCCACCAAACGGCGCAGTTGCTAACAATTGGCAGCGATTATGTGCTGATTGACTGTGGAGAAGGCACGCAGTTGCGTTTGATTGAGCAACGGATCAGGCCGGGGCGGTTACGCTATATTTTCATAAGTCATCTGCACGGCGACCATTATTTTGGATTGGCACCACTCCTATCGAGTCTGAATATGAGTGGTCGAACAGAAGATTTGTATCTTTTTGGTCCGCGTGGTCTGGACGAGGTCTTAACAACGATCTTTCGAGTATCTGACTCGCGGCTTAATTTCAGGCTCCATTTCCAAGTCGTAGAGCCAACTACATCTGCTCTCATTCTTGATCATCCGTTAATGACCGTGGAATCGATTCCACTGCAGCACCGAATTGATTGTACCGGTTATCTTTTTCGGGAAAAACCACACAAACCGCATTTGCTGCGCGAAAAACTTCCGGCCGATGTACCGGTAACTTATCTCAAACAATTGAAGGAGGGTAAGGACATTCTGGGAGCTGAGGGTGAGGTTATTTACGCAGCAGCCGACTATACAGAACCAGGACCATTGCCCCGCTCCTACGCATTTTGTTCAGATACACGCTATGTGGCCGAATTGGTACCGCAATTACAGGGTGTCAATTTACTTTATCATGAAGCCACATTCCTGGACGACAATGCCCAACGAGCAGCGGAAGTCTATCATTCTACTGCGAAGCAAGCGGCTACTATTGCGGCTAAAGCTGGGGTTGGTAAACTGTTTATTGGTCACTTCTCGTCCCGCTATAAACAGTTTGACTTATTTTTAGACGAAGCTCGGACAATTTTCCCGGAAACGTATCTGGCTGATGAAGGTGAAACAACCCATATTTAA
- a CDS encoding STAS domain-containing protein has protein sequence MNYTIEKNEQYALIRLAESQFGEEVSATFDTLSRGLFREGYSNIIIDIDPVQAVDQAGLMTIRKINRQCTNEVGLLILVTKNDELITFLDKANISDLTIMPTVEEAIDAVFMNELENDFRSEEDDEYDIGGSVGNAEA, from the coding sequence ATGAATTACACAATTGAAAAAAACGAACAGTACGCCCTGATCCGATTAGCTGAAAGTCAGTTTGGGGAGGAGGTTTCCGCTACGTTTGATACCTTGAGCCGGGGGCTATTTCGGGAAGGATATAGCAATATAATCATCGATATTGACCCTGTACAGGCAGTTGATCAGGCGGGGCTCATGACCATCCGAAAAATAAACAGACAATGCACAAATGAAGTTGGTTTATTAATACTGGTCACAAAAAATGATGAGCTGATCACCTTTCTGGATAAGGCCAACATCAGCGATCTGACCATTATGCCAACGGTAGAAGAAGCCATTGACGCTGTTTTTATGAATGAATTGGAAAACGACTTTCGGAGCGAAGAGGATGACGAGTACGACATCGGAGGCAGCGTCGGCAATGCCGAAGCCTAA
- a CDS encoding vWA domain-containing protein: MNWLYPFTTTEFFFIGLFIALYTLYVWRTFRLARQLNTAAWGVVPKFFLRGSYLTLLIIALLGPSFGEAGEDLMTTGHDTFLLIDISRSMDAGDVVPTRLERVKYDIQLLCDTLPSDRFGLILATNESFVLSPLTADHDALKQFIREVHTSASPTGSTDLCNAIELARQKLTADSTTHQSVRAIVLFSDGENFAPCERSELARLRSFGLSLITVGIGTETGASIKEGRDFVRDDDKQIVRSRLNRTFLQELTRDGRGQYLEADPNGLYVNKLAGIMRSLKGRGIDQHRVAVSTNKYYYFLLAALGLIVLDLIVTIRTFRL; the protein is encoded by the coding sequence ATGAACTGGCTTTACCCTTTTACAACCACCGAATTTTTTTTTATTGGGCTGTTCATTGCCCTATATACGCTTTATGTCTGGCGTACTTTTCGACTCGCTCGACAATTAAATACAGCCGCATGGGGTGTAGTCCCCAAGTTTTTTTTGCGAGGCAGCTACCTGACTTTATTAATTATTGCGCTGCTTGGCCCTTCCTTTGGTGAAGCTGGAGAAGATTTGATGACTACTGGCCACGACACATTTTTACTCATAGACATTTCGCGCTCAATGGACGCAGGTGATGTGGTCCCTACCCGACTGGAACGTGTTAAATATGATATACAGCTCCTTTGCGATACACTCCCGTCCGACCGCTTCGGTTTAATTTTGGCAACGAATGAGTCGTTCGTTCTCTCACCCCTCACCGCCGATCATGATGCCCTTAAACAGTTCATACGGGAAGTACACACCAGTGCCTCACCCACCGGAAGTACCGATTTGTGTAACGCGATTGAACTGGCTCGGCAAAAACTAACGGCCGACTCTACCACTCACCAAAGCGTTAGAGCTATTGTGCTGTTCAGCGATGGCGAGAATTTTGCCCCCTGCGAACGCAGTGAATTGGCACGCTTGCGATCATTTGGACTGTCGCTAATTACGGTCGGAATTGGTACAGAAACGGGCGCATCGATAAAAGAGGGACGTGATTTTGTCCGGGACGACGATAAACAGATCGTTCGTAGCCGTCTTAATCGCACTTTTTTACAGGAACTAACCCGCGATGGACGGGGGCAATATCTTGAAGCCGACCCAAATGGACTCTATGTAAATAAGTTAGCAGGTATTATGCGCTCGTTAAAAGGTCGGGGCATTGACCAACATCGGGTGGCCGTTTCCACTAATAAATATTATTATTTCTTATTGGCTGCGCTGGGATTGATAGTCCTGGATTTAATTGTGACCATTCGAACGTTCAGGCTGTGA
- a CDS encoding acetyl-CoA C-acyltransferase, which produces MNEVVIVSAVRTPIGGFGGVLSTLSATDLGAAAIRGAVSRAGIQAELVQEVYMGNVVSANVGQAPAKQAALKAGLPATIPCTTINKVCASGTKAIMLAAQAIQLGQADVVVAGGMESMSNTPYYIPKARFGYKYGNAELVDGLARDGLVDIYDQCAMGVFADKTAETYGISRQEQDAFTVQSYRRSEASTQSGRFNAEIVPIEVAGRKGSVTVSEDEEYKNVIYDKIPTLKAAFTPNGTVTPASSSPISDGASALVIMNRRKADELGLTPLARILAYADAEQEPQWFTTAPTKAVPLALQRAGLSASDIDFFEINEAFSVVPLTFSKVLEIPQEKLNVFGGAVSLGHPLGASGARIVTTLTNVLQQNGGRYGAVGICNGGGGASAIIIEKL; this is translated from the coding sequence ATGAACGAAGTCGTAATTGTTTCTGCCGTTCGAACACCTATCGGGGGTTTCGGGGGCGTTTTATCCACTTTATCAGCTACAGACCTGGGCGCAGCGGCCATACGGGGAGCCGTTAGTCGTGCAGGCATACAGGCCGAGCTGGTGCAGGAAGTGTATATGGGAAATGTGGTATCGGCCAATGTCGGGCAGGCTCCAGCTAAACAGGCAGCGTTGAAAGCAGGCTTACCCGCCACGATTCCCTGCACAACCATTAACAAAGTTTGCGCATCAGGCACTAAAGCCATTATGCTGGCCGCTCAGGCGATCCAGTTGGGGCAGGCCGATGTGGTGGTAGCGGGTGGTATGGAAAGTATGTCAAATACCCCATATTACATTCCTAAAGCCCGATTTGGCTATAAATACGGTAATGCTGAATTGGTAGATGGGTTGGCGCGCGATGGTTTGGTTGACATATACGATCAATGTGCTATGGGCGTTTTCGCCGATAAAACAGCAGAAACGTATGGAATAAGCCGGCAGGAGCAGGATGCCTTTACGGTTCAGTCATATCGCCGGTCGGAAGCCAGTACGCAAAGTGGCCGATTCAATGCTGAAATTGTACCGATTGAGGTTGCTGGCCGTAAAGGTAGCGTGACAGTGAGCGAAGATGAGGAATATAAAAACGTTATTTACGATAAAATCCCAACGCTGAAAGCCGCTTTTACGCCCAATGGCACGGTTACACCCGCCAGTTCGTCGCCCATTAGTGATGGGGCGTCGGCGCTGGTTATCATGAATAGACGAAAAGCGGATGAGTTAGGATTGACGCCATTAGCCCGAATTCTGGCTTATGCCGATGCCGAGCAGGAGCCGCAATGGTTTACTACTGCCCCAACTAAAGCCGTGCCCCTGGCCCTCCAACGAGCCGGGTTAAGTGCAAGCGACATTGACTTTTTCGAAATCAACGAAGCTTTTTCGGTAGTACCGCTCACGTTCAGTAAAGTACTGGAGATCCCGCAAGAGAAACTGAATGTATTTGGCGGGGCGGTATCTCTGGGCCATCCGCTGGGCGCATCCGGTGCTCGTATCGTGACAACACTTACTAATGTCCTGCAGCAAAACGGCGGCCGTTACGGAGCGGTAGGTATTTGTAACGGCGGGGGCGGTGCCTCTGCTATTATCATTGAGAAACTTTAA
- a CDS encoding tetratricopeptide repeat protein, with protein MIYLLFTAWLWWNQLLPASPISRNNQMRQEAQTAFRAGQYARALSLYAYLSRTTTTIDPAVRLNLGHTYFKLNQFAKAKPQYETLLQSDRSNLRTAAATQLGVIACLQHDSATALSLFEQALLENADNESARYNFELVKKYYSGKKPETNPQHKPASKKPKQVNKSRPAGGQQVERSARQDELLRRFQRLNLSEEQARQLLDAMQGDDLPYALTRSARRSTKPASGENRW; from the coding sequence ATGATTTACCTGTTGTTCACGGCCTGGCTTTGGTGGAACCAACTACTACCGGCAAGCCCAATTTCACGAAATAACCAAATGCGCCAGGAAGCGCAGACTGCTTTTCGAGCAGGTCAGTACGCTCGTGCGCTGTCATTATATGCCTATCTAAGTCGGACTACAACGACTATAGATCCAGCGGTGCGACTGAACTTGGGTCATACCTATTTCAAATTAAATCAATTTGCAAAAGCAAAGCCTCAATATGAAACCCTACTTCAGTCTGATCGGTCAAATTTACGCACAGCGGCTGCCACACAATTAGGGGTTATCGCATGCCTTCAACACGATAGTGCCACAGCATTGAGCCTATTTGAACAGGCATTGCTCGAAAATGCGGATAATGAATCTGCCCGCTATAATTTTGAATTAGTAAAGAAATATTACTCGGGTAAAAAGCCTGAGACAAACCCGCAGCATAAACCAGCCAGTAAAAAACCGAAACAGGTCAACAAATCTCGCCCGGCAGGCGGACAACAGGTAGAACGATCAGCCCGGCAGGATGAGTTACTGCGCCGGTTCCAACGCTTAAACCTGAGCGAAGAGCAGGCACGTCAACTACTTGATGCGATGCAGGGAGATGATTTGCCCTATGCACTAACTCGCTCGGCCCGGCGTTCAACAAAACCAGCTTCTGGCGAAAATCGGTGGTAA